From the genome of Ailuropoda melanoleuca isolate Jingjing unplaced genomic scaffold, ASM200744v2 unplaced-scaffold68227, whole genome shotgun sequence, one region includes:
- the LOC117800328 gene encoding plexin-A1-like produces MLQVYSDSLLTLPAIVGIGGGGGLLLLVIVAVLIAYKRKSRDADRTLKRLQLQMDNLESRVALECKEAFAELQTDIHELTNDLDGAGIPFLDYRTYAMRVLFPGIEDHPVLKEMEVQANVEKSLALFGQLLAKKHFLLTFIRTLEAQRSFSMRDRGNVASLIMTALQGEMEYATGVLKQLLSDLIEKNLESKNHPKLLLRRTESVAEKMLTNWFTFLLYKFLKVGG; encoded by the exons ATGCTGCAGGTGTACTCGGACAGCCTGCTGACCCTTCCCGCCATCGTCGGCATTGGCGGGGGCGGAGGCCTCCTGCTGCTGGTCATTGTAGCCGTGCTCATTGCCTACAAGCGCAAGTCTCGGGACGCCGACCGCACCCTCAAGCGGCTGCAGCTGCAGATGGACAACTTGGAGTCCCGCGTGGCCCTGGAGTGCAAGGAAG CCTTCGCGGAGCTGCAGACGGACATCCACGAGCTGACCAATGACCTGGATGGTGCCGGCATCCCGTTCCTCGACTACCGGACGTACGCCATGCGGGTGCTCTTCCCCGGGATCGAGGACCATCCAGTGCTCAAGGAGATGGAG GTGCAGGCCAACGTGGAGAAGTCGCTGGCGCTGTTCGGACAGCTGCTCGCCAAGAAGCACTTCCTGCTGACCTTCATCCGCACGCTGGAGGCCCAGCGCAGCTTCTCCATGCGCGACCGCGGGAACGTGGCCTCGCTCATCATGACAGCCCTGCAGGGCGAGATGGAGTACGCCACGGGCGTGCTCAAGCAGCTGCTGTCCGACCTCATCGAGAAGAACCTCGAGAGCAAGAACCACCCCAAGCTGCTGCTGCGGCG GACCGAGTCAGTGGCAGAGAAGATGCTGACCAACTGGTTCACCTTCCTTTTGTATAAATTCCTGAAGGTAGGCGGCTGA